The DNA segment GGAATTTCTACGGAAAGTTTCGCCGGTCCGCCGGGAGGAAAGACGGTTTGCAGTACGTCGACGATGGACCCGGCGTCGACCCGCATCGGTTTGATGGGTGCGGTATACGGCTCGAGAAGCGTTGCGATCAAAGCAAGATCGGGAGACAGAGGCGTCAGGTACTGATCGATCTTCGGGGTGATCTGCCCGAGTGGATCGTCCCAGACATCCGCGCCGACGTACGAGTACTCGTTGAAGCCCTCGAGCAAGTTGGCCACCCCGTCGCCCGTCGCGCCGACCCACGGCGCCGCGTCGGTCATGACCGGGCCGTATCCGTACGCATTGCGACCCGCCTGCTGAGCATTGTCGTACAGCCGACGAATTTCGCCGCTCTTGTCTCGCACTGTGGCTGCCAGGAATCGAAATGCCTCCACCAGACGGTCGACGTCGCCGTCACGCCCGTCGACAGCGGCCGATGCGGTCTCCGTCAGGCCTTTCAGTGCATTCGTATCGAGTTGCGAGGCAAGGGCATCGCCCAGGCCCAGTGCCTCACTGACGGTGACCGACGCACGAACCTGCTCACTACCGAGCGAGTCTCCGTCGGTGAGGTACGGACCTCCGGCGCTTAGAGGGCGAAGATCGAGATACTGCTCGCCTGCGGCGGAAAGGTTCGCCACGACCACCTCGGAATCTGCAGGGATGAGATGGTCTGCATCGAGACCGAGAGTGACGTCCAACCCGCCCGGCACCACAGTGATCGATTCGACCCGACCGACCTGGATCCCGCGTGAGGTGACCTGCGAGGTGTCCATCAGTCCGCCGGAGGACTCCATCCGAACCACGACATGGTTCGTCGTTCGAGTCGGATCGATGTCGAGTACACCGACGGTCAGGTATCCGACGCTGACGACCGTCATCACCACGAGTGCGACGAGCGAGAACAGTGTGCCCGGCTTCATCGGACAATTCCTATCCCGCGCAGGATCCCGATCATGTCGTCCGCGCGCGCACTCGGCCCTCCGTCTGCAGACACCGACCGCACTGCGATGTTCGGCGTCGACTCGAAGTACGGGATCAAGCGCTCCCTGAGCAGGGTATTGGCCTTGTCCACGTTCATCGGCACCGACGAGTCGGCATTCGCGATGGTGATCAACGCCGGCGCGATGATGTCCACAGCATCCTTCAGCTCCGGATACGGGCCGGACAGTACGTCCCCGACGTACTGTGACATGTACCCCAGGCTGAAGATCATGTGGACGACGCTGAACAGAACCTCGGACAACCCTCCCGAACGTCTCGGGCCGAGCTCGAGGACACGCTCGACTCCATCACGTTGTGTCACAACA comes from the Rhodococcus sp. SBT000017 genome and includes:
- a CDS encoding MlaD family protein; amino-acid sequence: MKPGTLFSLVALVVMTVVSVGYLTVGVLDIDPTRTTNHVVVRMESSGGLMDTSQVTSRGIQVGRVESITVVPGGLDVTLGLDADHLIPADSEVVVANLSAAGEQYLDLRPLSAGGPYLTDGDSLGSEQVRASVTVSEALGLGDALASQLDTNALKGLTETASAAVDGRDGDVDRLVEAFRFLAATVRDKSGEIRRLYDNAQQAGRNAYGYGPVMTDAAPWVGATGDGVANLLEGFNEYSYVGADVWDDPLGQITPKIDQYLTPLSPDLALIATLLEPYTAPIKPMRVDAGSIVDVLQTVFPPGGPAKLSVEIPN